Proteins from a genomic interval of Drosophila melanogaster chromosome 2R:
- the Trpm gene encoding transient receptor potential cation channel, subfamily M, isoform H, which translates to MLKQKRLAKQKPKAKPIPWGLKKICWGLINITVPRHQPRSWIETNFQKRECIKFIPCPKDDTKCCCGQAQITHQTIPGIESGSPGDLWLPTKHTRPQPTDAYGTIEFQGGAHPTKAQYVRLSFDTRPELLVQLFTKEWNLELPKLLITVQGGKANFDLQAKLKKEIRKGLLKAAKTTGAWIFTGGTNTGVTKQVGDALLLEGQQRTGRVVSIGIAPWGIVERNHELLGHNREVPCHSISSPRSKLAVLNNRHAYFLLVDNGTQAKYGAELILRRKLEKFISNLKLHPFTHSSTPVVCLVIEGGTNTIRAVLEYVTDSPPVPVVVCDGSGRAADLLAFVHKYASDGEEQPVLESMRDYLIGTIQKTFEVGLDQSEKLYQELLQCTRNKNLITVFRIQEKPEGEAQELDQTILTALFKSQHLSPPEQLSLALTWNRVDIARSEIFVYGQEWPNGALDEAMMQALEHDRIDFVKLLLENGVSMKKFLTIPRLEELYNTKHGPANTLGYILRDVRPHIPKGYIYTLHDIGLVINKLMGGAYRSYYTRRKFRPIYAKVMNSYANACRKSSTYQYQRYAGANSLSLVTGLLPFTSEMALFEFPFNELLIWAVLTKRQQMALLMWTHGEEALAKSLVSCKLYKAMAHEAAEDDLDTEIYEELRSYAKEFESKGNKLLDFSYRQDAEKAQRLLTCELHSWSNQSCLSLAVAANHRALLAHPCSQVILADLWMGGLRTRKNTNFKVILGLAMPFYIRQLDFKSKEELQQMPQTEEEHLENQNLDNDDSDRSQPDAECKLIPVENSSPSFKSVSNSTDALLADTYSVRDTKVHENGKVSLTDSDTAQFREFFNLSEYNEVKQHQPLRLKKKFYEFYTAPITKFWADSIAYMFFLIMFSFTVLVKMEQMPRWQEWYSIAYITTLGFEKVREIISSEPVAITHKFSVWAWNMWNPCDGAAIILFVIGLAFRFRENTMDIGRVIYCVDSIYWYLRILNILGVNKYLGPLVTMMGKMVKNMIYFVVLLAVVLMSFGVSRQAILYPNKQPTWSLIKEVTFQPYFMLYGEVFAGDIDPPCGEDPSQPGCVTGHWVTPITMSMYLLIANILLINLLIAVFNNIFNEVNSVSHQVWMFQRFTVVMEYQQKPVLPPPFIALCHFYSLLKYCVRKAKGLEVQRDNGLKLFLEKDDLERLYDFEEECVEGFFHEQEIILNQSTDERVKNTTERVETMSQKIEDINQKENIQTATVQNIEFRLRKMEESSEQILSHLAVIHRFMSTHTAGADDLRGSTINIPGEMQRMRTISISDTEGGSGPGGNGGGGGGGGAIVPLGLGAGLNLNSLQVTTRRRFNRSLTEVRPDAYIFDEGTHFEVVPLPEEPDEVVKSREALNEQVVRKASMQSEADSDIYIPVSQRPSTCETVKRTPYVTVRQDTGASTESKDTLTPMGNNDDDQTLVGGDNSDDATPDINFEAARHRALRQRTVSLCRRNSETYSLTGADINRSHISLNQLASLSRRQMSLTQSEPDSDKDAPIAQGSAHPGKSVLHAKPSRNILLKLHSEYTSITDELESVCHMIASPTVSLPSNKASLDRPKTEMSRAEAAALLEKKHLKECEENDYMILEGLIESRGSIDASAQGFEIGVSIDYSHRYPLRRETAVELSPSKPSVDGDLMGGGEGGGAGGGDSSDTSGAGSCGAMVGISSGFQLKNERPWQRNSSMEQQTYPSPLVPTRATSDFLNPPYEGRLFKKSSESLQKNSSTETDYSAHPYRFIKQSSNETNTSLTGSYNVDTPSLTAEPSLDAGDSHSATGISISVGAVGGTATARYQPIRTASVGAADGRRLREESSSSLDLSSSGPVTMQAAPAPPVRPMLLKKQFSVDQGKPSQTAAEAVPQTPEAAQAGQAKLISTLKPQPFASKLGMNVLKESSSSTDESVGSSAKSSNPALSIPQISTHLVQDEIAKLSSNIKSSTESEKDPPFNETMC; encoded by the exons ATGCTGCTGTGGCCAGGCCCAGATCACGCATCAGACGATACCTGGCATCGAGAGTGGGTCGCCCGGAGACCTCTGGCTGCCCACCAAGCACACCCGCCCACAGCCCACAGATGCCTATGGAACCATCGAGTTCCAGGGCGGCGCTCATCCCACAAAGGCACAG TACGTTCGCCTGTCGTTCGACACGCGGCCGGAACTACTGGTGCAGCTATTCACCAAGGAATGGAATCTGGAATTGCCAAAACTTTTGATCACCGTGCAGGGCGGCAAGGCCAACTTTGATTTGCAGGCCAAGCTGAAAAAG GAGATACGCAAAGGACTGCTGAAGGCGGCGAAGACCACTGGAGCCTGGATATTCACCGGCGGCACCAACACCG GCGTCACCAAGCAAGTGGGCGATGCCCTGCTCCTGGAGGGTCAGCAGCGGACAGGACGAGTGGTCAGCATCGGCATCGCTCCCTGGGGCATCGTGGAGCGCAATCACGAGCTGCTGGGCCACAACCGCGAAGTGCCCTGCCACAGCATTAGTTCGCCCAG ATCCAAATTGGCCGTGCTGAACAATCGGCATGCGTACTTTCTGCTGGTCGACAATGGCACCCAGGCCAAGTATGGCGCCGAATTGATCCTGCGGCGCAAACTGGAGAAATTCATATCCAACCTGAAGCTTCATCCAT TCACACATTCCAGTACGCCCGTCGTCTGCCTGGTGATCGAGGGCGGCACCAACACGATACGTGCGGTGCTCGAGTACGTGACGGATTCGCCGCCGGTTCCGGTGGTCGTATGTGACGGATCCGGGCGTGCCGCCGACCTGCTGGCCTTTGTCCACAA ATATGCTTCGGATGGCGAGGAGCAGCCGGTACTGGAGTCCATGCGGGACTATCTCATCGGGACCATACAGAAGACCTTTGAAGTGGGACTGGACCAATCCGAGAAGCTCTACCAGGAGTTGCTGCAGTGCACACGGAACAAGAATCTG ATTACCGTCTTTCGCATACAGGAAAAGCCCGAGGGCGAGGCGCAGGAACTGGATCAGACCATCCTAACGGCCCTCTTCAAGTCACAGCATCTAAGTCCGCCGGAGCAATTGAGTCTCGCCCTGACGTGGAATCGGGTGGACATAGCGCGCAGTGAGATATTCGTCTACGGGCAGGAATGGCCAAATG GCGCCCTGGACGAGGCCATGATGCAGGCGCTGGAGCACGATAGAATCGATTTTGTCAAATTACTCCTGGAGAATGGCGTTTCGATGAAGAAATTTTTGACAATACCGCGCCTCGAGGAGCTCTACAATACCAAACACGGTCCGGCCAACACGCTGGG CTACATCCTGCGCGATGTCCGACCGCACATACCCAAGGGCTACATTTACACGCTCCACGACATCGGCTTGGTGATCAATAAACTAATGGGCGGCGCATATCG ATCCTATTACACGCGCCGCAAATTCCGACCCATCTACGCCAAGGTTATGAACAGCTATGCAAATGCCTGCCGCAAGTCGTCGACCTACCAATACCAGCGATATGCCGGAGCCAATTCACTGAGCCTGGTCACCGGTCTGCTGCCCTTCACCTCGGAAATGGCCCTCTTCGAGTTTCCCTTCAACGAGTTGCTG ATTTGGGCCGTGCTGACCAAGCGACAGCAGATGGCGCTGCTGATGTGGACACATGGCGAGGAGGCATTGGCCAAATCACTCGTATCCTGCAAACTGTACAAGGCCATGGCACACGAAGCGGCCGAGGACGACTTGGACACGGAAATCTACGAGGAGTTACGCTCCTACGCCAAGGAGTTCGAGAGCAAAG GCAACAAGCTGCTGGACTTTAGTTACCGTCAGGATGCGGAGAAGGCGCAAAGACTGCTAACCTGTGAGCTACACTCCTGGTCAAATCAGAGTTGCCTTTCTCTGGCTGTGGCGGCCAACCATCGTGCCCTCCTCGCTCATCCCTGTAGTCAGGTTATCCTGGCGGATCTGTGGATGGGTGGACTGCGAACCCGCAAGAATACCAACTTCAAG GTCATTTTGGGTTTGGCGATGCCATTCTACATCAGGCAGCTTGACTTCAAGTCGAAGGAGGAGTTGCAACAGATGCCGCAGACTGAGGAAGAGCATCTGGAAAACCAGAACCTGGACAATGATGACTCGGATCGTTCGCAGCCGGATGCCGAG TGCAAGCTAATACCAGTTGAAAACAGCTCGCCCTCCTTTAAGAGTGTCTCAAATTCAACAGAT GCTCTATTGGCGGATACTTACTCAGTGCGCGATACAAAAGTACACGAAAATGGCAAA GTCTCACTCACCGACTCAGATACCGCCCAATTCAGAGAGTTCTTCAATCTTTCCGAGTACAATGAGGTGAAACAGCACCAGCCGCTGCGTCTGAAAAAGAAGTTCTACGAGTTTTACACGGCACCCATAACCAAGTTCTGGGCGGATTCG ATTGCCTATATGTTCTTTCTTATAATGTTCTCTTTCACTGTGCTGGTGAAGATGGAACAGATGCCGCGGTGGCAGGAGTGGTATTCAATAGCATATATCACAACGCTGGGCTTCGAAAAGGTGCGCGAAATAATATCCTCCGAACCGGTGGCCATTAC GCATAAATTCTCGGTGTGGGCGTGGAATATGTGGAATCCGTGCGACGGAGCCGCCATTATACTCTTTGTCATCGGTTTGGCATTTCGATTCCGGGAGAATACGATGGACATTGGACGAGTCATTTACTGTGTGGACAGCATATACTGGTACCTGCGTATCCTGAACATCCTTGGCGTGAATAAATACCTGG GACCTCTGGTCACTATGATGGGCAAAATGGTGAAAAACATGATATACTTTGTGGTTCTCTTGGCTGTCGTTTTGATGAGTTTTGGTGTCAGCAGACAAGCGATTCTCTACCCCAACAAACAGCCGACGTGGAGTCTCATCAAGGAG GTCACCTTCCAGCCCTACTTCATGCTGTACGGAGAGGTGTTCGCCGGCGATATCGACCCTCCCTGCGGCGAGGATCCCAGCCAGCCGGGCTGCGTCACTG GCCATTGGGTAACGCCGATAACCATGTCCATGTACCTCTTGATTGCCAATATTCTGCTGATAAATCTGCTCATCGCTGTGTTCAACAATATCTTCAACGAGGTCAACTCGGTTTCGCATCAG GTGTGGATGTTCCAGCGGTTTACCGTAGTGATGGAGTACCAGCAGAAGCCTGTCCTGCCGCCGCCTTTCATCGCGCTGTGCCACTTCTACTCCCTGCTCAAGTACTGTGTGCGGAAGGCGAAAG GATTGGAGGTGCAGCGGGACAATGGTCTCAAACTGTTCCTGGAGAAGGACGACCTGGAACGGCTGTACGACTTTGAGGAGGAGTGCGTCGAGGGATTCTTCCACGAACAGGAAATCATCCTCAATCAGTCGACGGACGAGCGGGTTAAAAACACCACAGAGCGAGTGGAGACCATGTCTCAGAAAATCGAGGACATCAATCAGAAGGAAAACATACAAACGGCCACCGTTCAG AACATCGAGTTCCGATTGCGAAAGATGGAGGAATCCTCGGAGCAGATACTCTCACATTTGGCCGTCATACATCGTTTCATGTCGACACACACGGCTGGTGCGGATGATTTGCGCGGTTCGACGATAAACATTCCGGGAGAGATGCAGCGCATGCGCACCATCTCGATTTCGGACACCGAGGGCGGCAGCGGACCAGGCGGAAatggaggaggcggtggtggtggtggagccATCGTTCCACTTGGTCTGGGTGCTGGTCTGAATTTGAATTCGCTCCAG GTCACAACCCGGCGCCGCTTTAATCGTTCGCTTACCGAGGTCCGGCCTGATGCCTACATCTTCGACGAGGGCACGCACTTTGAGGTGGTACCTCTGCCGGAGGAACCGGACGAAGTGGTCAAGTCCCGTGAGGCCCTCAACGAGCAGGTGGTCCGCAAGGCGTCGATGCAGTCGGAGGCAGACTCGGACATCTACATTCCCGTGTCGCAGCGTCCATCGACTTGTGAGACGGTGAAGCGGACTCCGTACGTGACGGTGCGCCAGGATACGGGTGCCAGCACGGAGAGCAAGGACACCCTTACGCCCATGGGCAACAACGATGACGACCAGACGCTCGTGGGAGGCGACAACTCAGATGACGCGACGCCTGACATCAACTTTGAGG CTGCCAGACATCGAGCACTGCGACAGCGCACGGTATCTCTATGCCGCCGCAACTCGGAAACGTACTCCTTAACCGGGGCGGACATAAACCGGTCACACATCAGCCTCAACCAGCTTGCCTCGTTGTCCCGCCGCCAGATGAGCCTCACGCAATCCGAACCGGACAGCGACAAAGATGCGCCAATAGCCCAGGGTTCTGCACATCCGG GTAAATCAGTATTGCATGCGAAACCCTCCAGAAATATCTTGCTGAAACTGCACAGCGAGTACACTTCGATTACGGACGAGCTGGAGAGCGTCTGCCACATGATAGCATCGCCTACGGTATCCCTGCCAAGTAATAAAG CATCTTTGGACCGCCCCAAAACCGAAATGTCGCGGGCTGAGGCTGCGGCCTTGCTGGAAAAGAAGCATCTAAAGGAGTGCGAAGAGAACGACTATATGATTCTGGAGGGACTGATCGAGTCCCGCGGCTCAATCGATGCCAGCGCCCAGGGATTCGAG ATTGGTGTATCCATAGACTACAGCCATCGCTACCCGCTGCGCCGAGAGACCGCCGTGGAGCTGTCACCTTCGAAGCCTTCGGTAGATGGTGACCTGATGGGCGGTGGGGAAGGTGGCGGCGCCGGCGGAGGCGATAGTAGCGATACCAGCGGGGCCGGTAGCTGCGGTGCCATGGTCGGTATCTCAAGTGGCTTCCAGTTAAAGAACGAGCGTCCCTGGCAGCGTAACTCCTCGATGGAGCAGCAAACGTATCCCTCACCGTTGGTGCCAACACGGGCCACCAGTGACTTCCTCAATCCGCCGTATGAGGGCCGGCTGTTCAAGAAGTCCAGTGAGAGCCTACAGAAAAACTCAAGCACGGAGACGGACTACTCGGCGCATCCGTACCGATTCATTAAGCAGAGCTCCAACGAGACGAACACTTCACTGACGGGCTCTTATAATGTGGACACTCCCTCGCTGACGGCGGAGCCCTCGTTGGACGCTGGCGACTCGCATTCGGCGACGGGAATAAGCATCAGCGTTGGCGCTGTGGGCGGCACTGCCACGGCGCGTTACCAGCCCATCCGTACCGCCTCGGTAGGCGCTGCCGATGGTAGGCGTTTGCGGGAGGAGAGCTCTAGTTCGCTGGATCTTAGCTCCTCGGGGCCAGTGACGATGCAGGCAGCGCCGGCACCGCCAGTGCGTCCGATGCTGCTAAAGAAACAGTTTAGCGTGGACCAGGGTAAGCCGTCTCAGACGGCCGCCGAGGCAGTGCCTCAGACACCGGAGGCGGCCCAGGCTGGTCAGGCCAAACTGATTTCCACGCTCAAGCCGCAGCCCTTTGCGAGCAAGTTGGGCATGAATGTGCTGAAGGAGAGCAGCTCTAGCACGGATGAGTCCGTCGGTTCGTCAGCCAAAAGTAGCAACCCGGCGCTATCCATACCCCAGATCAGCACCCACCTGGTGCAGGACGAGATCGCCAAACTATCGTCGAACATCAAGAGCAGCACCGAATCGGAAAAGGATCCGCCGTTTAACGAGACAATGTGTTAG